In the Leptospira sp. WS4.C2 genome, one interval contains:
- a CDS encoding ATP-binding protein, whose translation MDKKEYKTKTRNSKKTQIDFQSIFESLSELYMILDLDFNIIDVSDAYANATLIKRENVVGHNIFEIFPDNPNDKNADGVKQLRLSLMQVLNHKVASTMTMQKYDIPKPDGNGFEVRYWSPRNSPVLDKEGNLLCIVHRAEDVTEFVYLKQQKLEQSEITEDMLDRIAKMEFEVYTRAKEVIEKNDALLNSEQNLSITLSSIGDAVLTTDEHGIVNRLNPIAEELTGWREREAIGLKVNEILKLIHSQTTLPKEIPIFEVLLKGKPKGDNQDSILIHRDGRRFNISTNCAPIRDKTGRTIGSILVFRDISEEFAAKGILEKAKENAELANKAKDSFLATMSHEIRTPLSALIGMLELLSKTVLSIDQKSMVQNALESGNSLLRILSDILDWSKIEEGKLELSLQPTSISRLLSEVVKTYSHIASSKGLSLISIIDENISNAHLVDPLRLSQILNNFVSNGIKFTPKGNITVSADLVKNLNHAQQIRFSVTDTGIGLSKKDQSRLFQSYSQATADTARLYGGTGLGLAICRRLADLMDGIISIESTPGFGSTFSITMSLPFIDLDLNDLNAIAIEENSFEPIVNHKSYIPRILVVDDHSVNLELLVRQVEMFGLHVDGAEDGEKALKLWLENKYDLIITDCHMPNKDGYTLTKEIRNIESSRYRTRTPIIAYTANVLSEENENCFSVGMDEILIKPARLNVLRQTLIKWVPTLVNPIENDSPDTFHNSRSPIDTKELSSIVADKTEQISILKKFRTHHQNDLAKLIDELSKKNLIEAAHLAHRLKGSSKIAGARDLVNGYLKIESFIKENEIDNALKEIELMKDDILSVDSFIDRL comes from the coding sequence ATGGATAAAAAAGAATATAAAACTAAAACTAGGAATAGCAAAAAGACTCAAATCGATTTTCAAAGTATTTTCGAGTCTCTATCTGAACTTTATATGATTTTAGATTTAGACTTTAATATCATCGATGTAAGCGATGCGTATGCCAATGCGACTCTTATCAAAAGAGAAAACGTAGTTGGACATAATATTTTTGAAATATTTCCTGATAATCCAAATGACAAAAATGCGGATGGAGTAAAACAACTAAGATTGTCCCTGATGCAAGTGCTCAATCACAAAGTCGCTAGCACAATGACAATGCAGAAATATGATATTCCTAAACCGGACGGGAATGGATTTGAAGTTCGGTATTGGAGCCCAAGAAACTCACCTGTCTTAGACAAGGAAGGTAATTTACTTTGTATTGTCCATCGCGCAGAAGATGTTACAGAGTTTGTCTATTTAAAACAACAGAAACTAGAACAATCCGAGATTACCGAGGATATGTTAGACCGAATTGCAAAAATGGAATTCGAGGTTTATACTCGGGCAAAGGAGGTAATTGAAAAAAACGATGCGCTCTTAAATAGCGAACAAAACTTATCTATCACTTTGAGTTCGATTGGTGATGCTGTACTTACAACTGACGAACATGGTATTGTAAATCGCTTAAATCCAATTGCTGAAGAACTAACTGGATGGAGAGAACGGGAGGCAATTGGTCTTAAAGTAAATGAAATATTAAAATTAATTCATTCACAAACTACTTTGCCTAAAGAAATTCCAATATTCGAAGTATTATTAAAGGGGAAACCAAAGGGAGATAATCAAGATTCGATTCTAATCCATCGCGATGGAAGAAGGTTCAATATCTCAACCAACTGTGCACCAATTCGTGATAAAACTGGCCGAACCATTGGATCAATTTTGGTATTCCGAGATATATCAGAAGAATTCGCTGCAAAAGGAATTCTTGAAAAGGCAAAAGAAAATGCAGAGTTAGCAAACAAGGCAAAAGACTCATTTCTTGCGACGATGAGTCATGAGATTCGAACTCCGCTCAGTGCCCTTATTGGTATGTTAGAATTACTATCCAAAACTGTGCTTAGCATTGATCAAAAAAGTATGGTTCAAAATGCATTGGAATCGGGAAATAGTTTACTTCGTATTTTAAGCGATATTCTCGATTGGTCAAAAATAGAAGAAGGAAAATTAGAATTATCACTCCAACCAACATCCATTAGTCGACTTTTATCAGAAGTGGTAAAAACCTATTCACATATTGCAAGTTCAAAAGGTTTATCTTTGATATCAATTATTGATGAGAATATTTCAAATGCGCACCTCGTGGATCCACTGAGACTTTCTCAAATATTAAATAATTTTGTTAGTAACGGAATTAAATTTACTCCAAAGGGAAATATTACAGTTTCTGCAGATTTAGTCAAAAACCTCAACCATGCACAACAAATCCGATTTAGTGTAACTGATACGGGGATTGGTCTTAGCAAAAAAGACCAATCAAGATTATTCCAAAGTTATTCTCAAGCTACTGCCGATACGGCAAGGTTATACGGCGGAACAGGACTTGGCCTTGCCATCTGCCGGCGTTTGGCTGATTTAATGGATGGAATCATAAGCATTGAAAGTACGCCCGGTTTCGGTTCAACCTTCAGTATTACAATGTCTCTTCCTTTTATCGATCTTGACTTAAATGATCTGAATGCGATCGCAATTGAAGAGAATTCTTTTGAACCGATTGTAAATCATAAATCCTATATTCCTAGAATTCTGGTTGTAGATGATCATTCAGTAAACTTAGAGTTATTAGTACGTCAGGTCGAAATGTTTGGACTTCATGTAGATGGTGCAGAAGACGGAGAAAAAGCGCTTAAATTGTGGCTAGAAAATAAATACGATCTAATTATTACCGATTGTCATATGCCGAATAAAGATGGTTATACACTTACAAAGGAGATTCGAAATATTGAAAGTTCTCGTTACCGAACGAGAACTCCAATCATAGCCTACACAGCTAATGTTTTAAGCGAAGAGAACGAAAATTGTTTTTCGGTAGGGATGGATGAAATTTTAATTAAACCTGCCCGATTAAATGTACTTAGACAAACTCTCATTAAATGGGTTCCCACATTAGTCAATCCAATTGAAAATGATTCGCCTGATACTTTTCACAATTCCAGATCACCTATTGATACAAAAGAACTTAGCAGTATCGTCGCGGACAAAACAGAACAAATTTCAATTTTAAAAAAATTTAGAACACATCACCAAAATGATTTAGCCAAACTCATTGATGAATTATCAAAAAAGAATTTAATAGAAGCGGCACATCTTGCTCATCGCCTAAAAGGCTCAAGCAAAATTGCTGGTGCCAGAGATCTGGTCAATGGGTATTTAAAAATCGAATCATTTATTAAGGAAAACGAAATAGATAATGCACTAAAAGAAATTGAATTAATGAAAGATGATATTCTAAGCGTAGATTCTTTCATTGATAGACTTTAA
- a CDS encoding methyltransferase domain-containing protein: MPTNIELETLEAVQNYYGKILQTNKDLKTTACCSIEALPPAYLPLISKIHPKVKEKFYGCGSPFPPALSGRKILDLGCGSGRDVYLLAQLVGESGSVIGIDMTKEQLDVANAYLDYHRQEFAYKKSNVSFIEGYIENLKTCGIEDNSIDLIVSNCVTNLSPNKKMVFSEIFRVLKPGGELYFSDVFSDQRVPEELKEDPILLGECLGGALYTEDFRRLLSQLGVHDFRVVSQSKINLLNSKIEEKVGNINFYSITFRAFKIPLEDRCEDYGQVAYYKGTIDGYPHNFTLDDHHIFITGKPMLVCGNTADMISTTHYKEHFQIIGDKSKHFGLFDCGPNPVASISGEQLSGACC; encoded by the coding sequence ATGCCAACAAACATCGAATTAGAAACATTAGAAGCCGTACAAAACTATTATGGAAAGATTCTTCAAACAAATAAAGATTTAAAGACAACCGCCTGCTGTAGTATTGAGGCGTTACCTCCTGCCTATTTGCCACTGATTTCAAAAATTCATCCCAAGGTTAAAGAAAAATTTTATGGATGCGGGTCTCCCTTTCCACCGGCATTATCTGGCAGGAAAATTTTAGATTTAGGATGCGGATCAGGTAGAGATGTATATTTATTAGCCCAATTAGTTGGCGAATCAGGATCCGTCATCGGAATTGATATGACAAAAGAACAATTGGATGTTGCAAATGCTTATCTTGATTACCACCGCCAAGAATTTGCATACAAAAAATCTAATGTTTCATTTATTGAAGGTTATATCGAAAATTTAAAAACATGCGGAATCGAAGACAATTCCATTGACTTGATTGTTTCTAATTGTGTTACAAATCTTTCACCTAACAAAAAAATGGTGTTTTCTGAAATATTTAGAGTATTAAAACCAGGTGGAGAATTATACTTTTCTGATGTGTTTTCTGACCAAAGAGTTCCCGAAGAACTAAAAGAAGATCCAATCTTACTTGGAGAATGTTTAGGTGGGGCGTTGTATACAGAGGATTTTAGAAGGTTACTCTCTCAATTAGGAGTCCACGACTTCCGTGTTGTATCTCAATCCAAAATCAACTTACTAAATTCAAAAATTGAAGAAAAAGTTGGGAATATTAATTTTTATTCAATCACCTTTAGAGCATTTAAAATTCCTTTGGAAGATCGCTGCGAAGATTATGGTCAGGTTGCTTATTACAAAGGAACCATTGATGGGTATCCGCATAATTTCACATTAGATGATCATCACATTTTTATTACAGGGAAACCAATGTTAGTTTGTGGAAATACGGCCGATATGATCTCAACCACTCACTACAAAGAGCATTTCCAAATCATTGGGGACAAATCCAAACATTTTGGACTATTTGATTGCGGTCCAAATCCAGTTGCCTCAATTTCTGGTGAACAGCTATCGGGTGCCTGCTGTTAG
- a CDS encoding DUF2306 domain-containing protein, with amino-acid sequence MASFSKKDYWIIGSLLFLSLVPGIAGVIRFLQVTTGNGYTVENQRFFNDPIPVLSHIVAVIFFSILGAFQFSPGFRKKHIVWHRISGRFLVCMGLFSALSGLWLTLVYPRVPTDGDWLFGIRMVVGLWMTLCLLLAFIFILQKKITLHSHWMIRGYAIGMGAGTQVFTHLPWFIFVGGEPSGIPRDLMMGAGWLINFLFAEWILRKRKQ; translated from the coding sequence ATGGCATCATTTTCTAAAAAAGACTATTGGATTATTGGCTCTCTTCTTTTTTTAAGTTTAGTTCCTGGCATTGCAGGTGTCATTCGGTTTCTTCAGGTGACAACTGGGAATGGTTATACTGTTGAAAACCAAAGATTTTTCAACGATCCCATTCCTGTTCTATCGCATATCGTTGCTGTGATTTTTTTTAGTATTCTGGGAGCCTTTCAGTTTTCCCCAGGATTTCGAAAGAAACATATTGTTTGGCATCGGATTTCAGGAAGGTTTCTTGTTTGTATGGGCCTTTTTTCTGCACTCTCTGGACTATGGCTTACCCTTGTTTATCCTAGAGTTCCAACGGATGGGGATTGGTTGTTCGGCATTCGTATGGTAGTTGGGTTATGGATGACATTATGTTTGTTACTTGCCTTTATTTTTATCCTACAAAAGAAGATCACTCTGCATAGTCATTGGATGATTCGTGGTTATGCGATTGGAATGGGTGCAGGTACACAAGTATTTACCCATTTGCCTTGGTTTATTTTTGTAGGAGGAGAACCATCTGGAATTCCAAGAGATTTGATGATGGGTGCAGGTTGGTTGATCAATTTTTTATTTGCAGAATGGATTTTGAGGAAAAGAAAACAGTGA
- a CDS encoding alpha/beta fold hydrolase — MNEEIRNLLATLTSVTIAVTSASCNTAPNENDPFEKVISRDGTVIAFEKKGSGPPLIFISGAICHRKFQPIIDDAKILSKAFTVYNYDRRGRGDSGDTETYSVRSEIEDIEALIDSAGGSAYIYGHSSGAILAMEAALVIPNKVKKIYIYDPPYVSNEKEYKEYQMTKERIKTLLAKGKNSKAISEFLVSIGMPRIFTFFLPLTPGWKRTVQLAPTLLYDITLTENPAPVKRLAKIKVPICVAYGEESPKELKLVSSLLNQTIQSSELQGFPKQDHMVDTKILLPKMIQYFNL, encoded by the coding sequence ATGAACGAAGAAATCAGAAACTTACTAGCTACACTCACCAGTGTAACCATTGCCGTTACAAGTGCTTCTTGTAACACGGCCCCTAATGAAAACGATCCTTTTGAAAAAGTGATATCAAGAGATGGAACGGTCATCGCCTTTGAAAAAAAAGGTTCTGGACCACCCCTTATTTTTATTTCTGGAGCCATTTGTCATAGGAAGTTCCAACCCATCATAGATGACGCAAAGATTTTAAGTAAGGCATTCACCGTTTACAATTACGACAGACGCGGGAGAGGTGATAGTGGCGATACAGAAACATATTCAGTTCGGTCAGAAATTGAGGACATAGAAGCACTGATAGATTCAGCAGGAGGATCTGCGTATATTTACGGTCACTCATCTGGTGCCATATTAGCTATGGAGGCAGCTTTAGTGATTCCGAATAAAGTAAAAAAGATTTATATATATGATCCACCCTATGTTTCCAACGAAAAAGAATACAAAGAATATCAGATGACAAAAGAGAGAATCAAAACTTTACTCGCGAAAGGAAAAAACTCTAAAGCGATTAGTGAATTTTTAGTTTCGATTGGTATGCCAAGAATATTTACATTTTTTTTACCGCTAACTCCTGGTTGGAAAAGAACTGTGCAACTGGCACCGACTTTATTGTATGATATAACTCTCACGGAAAATCCAGCGCCAGTGAAAAGACTAGCGAAGATTAAAGTGCCCATTTGTGTTGCCTATGGTGAAGAAAGCCCAAAAGAGTTGAAGCTAGTATCGAGTTTACTCAATCAAACAATTCAAAGTTCCGAATTACAGGGATTTCCAAAACAAGATCATATGGTAGATACAAAAATACTATTACCAAAGATGATTCAATATTTCAATCTTTGA
- a CDS encoding TetR/AcrR family transcriptional regulator produces the protein MNQYDEKHQFILNAATQVFLRKGYLGTNMEEIATEASVSKQTVYKHFTSKEALFIEIITNLTSRKTEESYNRLQVIDGATDVRKFLVDYALGELSTLLTPEVIQLRRLVIGEAERFPDLAAIYFKNGPQVAFEKLSELFDHFCKRSLLQITDIKKAAEDFNWMVLSAYLNKAMFLGNSSLPNSKEIRKHAEHSVSIFLKFYGKVGE, from the coding sequence ATGAACCAATATGATGAGAAACACCAATTTATATTGAATGCAGCTACCCAGGTTTTTCTGAGAAAAGGGTATCTTGGTACCAATATGGAAGAGATAGCAACAGAAGCATCTGTATCCAAACAAACAGTTTATAAACATTTCACGAGTAAGGAAGCCTTATTTATAGAAATTATTACCAATCTTACTTCGCGAAAAACAGAGGAATCATATAATAGATTACAGGTTATAGATGGGGCAACGGATGTAAGAAAATTCTTAGTTGATTACGCTCTAGGAGAACTATCGACTTTGCTTACACCAGAAGTCATTCAGTTGCGAAGACTTGTCATCGGAGAAGCAGAACGGTTCCCTGATTTGGCAGCAATTTATTTTAAAAATGGCCCACAGGTTGCTTTTGAAAAACTATCCGAACTTTTCGATCATTTTTGCAAACGCAGCTTACTTCAAATTACTGACATAAAAAAGGCAGCTGAAGATTTTAATTGGATGGTTTTATCAGCTTATTTAAACAAAGCAATGTTTTTAGGGAACTCTAGTTTGCCAAATTCGAAAGAAATTCGTAAACATGCAGAACATAGTGTATCTATATTTTTAAAATTCTATGGAAAAGTTGGAGAGTAA
- a CDS encoding methyl-accepting chemotaxis protein yields the protein MKFSKTTQYLILSIVLISTQLSSLVYQLIGISELSWTMIILQSTGIFLSLVIILFALIQIRSYKKQFLIIKHTISNAIKGNLHIEPSLKSKLKKSNEVDSILLSLFELLHIFQDIIVLLKDATKGLSSSVDDAKLADDSFHSSLIRQKDYSQNLDLTVRQMTDNMTNIENASTNNYATLIRVSESIKVLSEQINESEKNSNLSKNLTFGISDKIQKGNKALEEMANVIENIAKSSGKIEGMVIVIKEISERVNLLALNASIEAARAGEYGSGFAVVAQEVSKLATQTSNSIKEIDNNVKRNKEEVTLNRQKINETNQLYKEIIGEVKQIFEKIDFISESATNQIQIKEKLIFEFEQLSQMLAEIKGNIADQNNSQKLISDVAQAMDSSVKATFSEGQNLSKLLENIRSTTDDIGGVILLFK from the coding sequence ATGAAATTTAGTAAAACAACTCAATACTTAATCCTATCGATTGTATTAATTTCAACCCAACTCAGTTCTTTAGTTTATCAATTAATTGGTATCTCGGAATTAAGTTGGACAATGATTATCCTGCAATCGACAGGAATTTTTCTATCACTAGTCATTATACTATTTGCTCTGATACAGATAAGAAGTTATAAAAAACAATTTTTAATTATCAAACATACCATTTCGAATGCAATTAAAGGAAATTTGCATATTGAACCCTCTCTCAAATCAAAGCTAAAAAAAAGCAATGAAGTAGATTCGATACTCCTCTCTTTATTCGAATTGTTACATATTTTTCAAGACATTATCGTTCTTTTAAAAGATGCTACCAAAGGATTATCCTCTTCTGTAGATGATGCTAAATTAGCAGATGATTCATTTCATTCCAGTTTGATAAGACAGAAAGACTATTCTCAGAACTTGGATTTAACCGTCCGTCAAATGACGGACAATATGACAAACATTGAAAATGCATCTACCAACAACTATGCAACTCTGATAAGAGTTTCTGAAAGCATCAAAGTGCTCTCTGAACAAATTAATGAGTCAGAAAAAAATAGTAATCTATCAAAGAACTTAACGTTTGGCATTTCAGACAAAATCCAAAAAGGCAATAAGGCTCTTGAAGAAATGGCTAATGTAATTGAAAACATCGCCAAAAGTTCGGGGAAAATTGAAGGTATGGTCATCGTAATTAAAGAAATTTCAGAAAGAGTCAATTTATTGGCTTTGAATGCTTCCATTGAAGCCGCCAGAGCCGGTGAATATGGAAGTGGTTTCGCTGTTGTTGCTCAAGAAGTTTCAAAATTGGCAACTCAAACATCCAATAGCATCAAAGAAATTGACAATAATGTAAAACGTAATAAAGAAGAAGTAACTCTCAACCGCCAAAAAATCAATGAAACCAATCAGCTTTATAAAGAAATCATTGGGGAAGTAAAACAGATTTTTGAAAAAATTGATTTCATTTCAGAATCTGCAACAAATCAAATTCAAATTAAAGAAAAATTAATATTTGAATTTGAGCAACTTTCGCAAATGTTAGCCGAGATCAAAGGGAATATTGCCGACCAAAATAACTCACAAAAATTAATTTCGGATGTGGCGCAAGCTATGGACTCAAGTGTTAAAGCAACCTTTTCGGAAGGTCAAAATCTATCGAAACTATTAGAAAACATCAGATCTACTACTGATGATATCGGCGGAGTTATTTTATTATTTAAATAA
- a CDS encoding STAS/SEC14 domain-containing protein, whose product MIIFQCPTAVTEYLEDKKIVVLTQTGKNTGANLKDSLDKGVEALIQNKAVKWLSDNRNMGTHTAEDVEWVNNDWTPRAIQAGWKKWALIQPQSALSAMSEKNLVDFFAANGIEVKIFETPEEGFKWLDSV is encoded by the coding sequence ATGATTATATTTCAATGCCCTACTGCAGTTACAGAATATTTAGAAGATAAAAAGATCGTCGTTCTGACACAAACTGGGAAAAACACTGGGGCCAATTTAAAGGATAGTTTAGACAAAGGTGTTGAGGCTCTTATACAGAACAAGGCGGTGAAATGGTTGTCCGACAATCGGAATATGGGCACGCATACTGCGGAAGATGTCGAATGGGTAAACAACGATTGGACACCGCGAGCGATTCAGGCTGGTTGGAAAAAATGGGCACTCATTCAGCCACAGTCTGCATTGTCTGCTATGTCTGAAAAAAACCTGGTAGATTTTTTTGCTGCAAATGGTATCGAAGTGAAAATCTTCGAAACTCCTGAAGAAGGATTCAAATGGTTGGATTCAGTTTAG
- a CDS encoding EAL domain-containing protein, translating to MVANELTFLVIEDDDFQREVIIDILSRLGAKKVTEARSGTEALAILNSLSSSSIDIILCDLNMPEMDGMEFLRHIGTSHSSIATIIMSALDGALIESVRKMANAYGTSLLGAIEKPITPAQLETLFSIYKSRELKQRKEPNQESLFTLGEVLEGLTNGEFTPFFQPKIKLDTGKLIGAEALARWIHPQRGIIGPYAFIDLLEKSSNIDILTFTMLEESARACNVMHTKGYKISMSVNLSLTSLADIKLADKITRIVLESGVDPKYIILEITETAAMTEMAPALENLARLRMKGFGLSIDDYGTGYSSMQQISRIAFTELKIDQSFVREMTTSNISKVLINSSIEMATKLQMKCTAEGIETKNDWEQLKNMNCDLGQGYFIAKPMKFDDFVKFCDQNLNH from the coding sequence ATGGTTGCGAATGAATTAACTTTCCTTGTTATCGAAGATGACGACTTTCAAAGAGAAGTTATAATCGATATTTTATCACGATTAGGTGCAAAAAAAGTAACGGAAGCAAGATCTGGAACAGAAGCTTTGGCAATATTAAATTCGTTAAGTTCAAGTTCCATTGATATTATTCTTTGCGATCTAAACATGCCCGAAATGGATGGAATGGAATTTCTTAGACATATAGGAACCTCACATTCCTCAATTGCAACTATTATCATGAGTGCTTTGGATGGAGCATTGATTGAATCTGTTAGGAAAATGGCCAATGCTTATGGTACTTCTTTACTCGGGGCTATCGAAAAACCGATTACGCCGGCCCAGTTGGAAACATTATTTTCTATATACAAATCCCGCGAGTTGAAGCAAAGAAAAGAACCCAATCAGGAATCTCTTTTTACATTAGGAGAGGTATTAGAAGGTTTGACCAATGGAGAATTTACTCCTTTTTTTCAGCCAAAAATTAAGTTGGATACTGGCAAACTTATTGGTGCAGAAGCTTTGGCGAGATGGATTCATCCGCAACGCGGTATCATAGGACCATATGCATTTATTGATTTATTAGAAAAATCTTCTAATATAGATATATTAACATTTACTATGTTAGAAGAATCAGCTAGGGCATGCAATGTGATGCATACAAAAGGTTATAAAATTTCAATGTCGGTTAATCTTTCTCTTACTTCATTGGCTGACATAAAACTTGCAGATAAAATCACTCGGATCGTATTAGAATCAGGAGTGGATCCTAAATACATAATACTCGAGATAACAGAAACCGCAGCCATGACAGAAATGGCTCCAGCTCTCGAAAATCTAGCACGCCTTCGCATGAAAGGCTTTGGCTTATCCATTGATGATTATGGCACTGGATATTCTAGTATGCAACAAATCTCTCGCATAGCTTTTACCGAATTAAAGATAGACCAGTCATTTGTTCGGGAAATGACAACTAGCAATATTTCAAAAGTTCTGATCAATTCTAGTATTGAAATGGCAACAAAACTTCAAATGAAATGCACTGCGGAAGGTATTGAAACTAAAAATGACTGGGAACAATTGAAAAACATGAATTGCGACCTAGGGCAAGGTTACTTTATAGCAAAACCCATGAAATTCGATGATTTTGTGAAATTTTGTGATCAAAATTTGAATCATTAA
- a CDS encoding NAD(P)/FAD-dependent oxidoreductase, whose protein sequence is MRTVILGAGISGHTAATLLKKYLGKKHEVVVISPNTNWNWIPSNIWVGVGAMATNEVTFGLKPIYDKMNIQFIQAKATALYPEGNSESKEAFVEYESTAPESKGQIGQIKYDYCINATGPKLNFSATPGLGPEEGNTVSVCTYLHAQEANQKLQTLIQRMKKGESFQFVFGTGHGMCTCQGAAFEYLFNVDHELRKSGVRDQAKILWISNEYELGDFGMGGMHLEQGGYVTSSKIFAESLFTERGIQWKTRSHVTKIEKDIIHYTTLDGENGFVRYDFSMLIPPFSGVGLKAYANNTEDITSTLFAANGMMKVDANYEAKVYENWDAKDWPSTYQSPFYFNLFGIGIAFAPPHPISKVMKNKEGIQISPTPPRTGMPSAIMGKIVAQNITHQIKTKSKELKHRASMAEMGAACIASAGNGLFSGTAVSMTVYPIVPDFKQYPKWGRSLTYTTGEIGLAGHWIKMILHYMFMYKAKCKPGWWLIPE, encoded by the coding sequence ATGAGAACTGTAATACTAGGTGCGGGAATTTCGGGACATACAGCGGCCACTTTACTTAAAAAATACTTGGGGAAAAAACATGAGGTGGTCGTCATTTCCCCCAATACTAACTGGAATTGGATTCCCTCCAATATTTGGGTAGGTGTCGGTGCTATGGCCACTAACGAAGTCACCTTTGGATTAAAACCTATCTATGATAAAATGAACATCCAATTCATTCAAGCTAAAGCAACGGCATTGTATCCTGAAGGGAATTCGGAATCAAAGGAAGCATTTGTAGAATACGAATCGACTGCACCCGAATCCAAAGGCCAAATAGGTCAGATCAAATATGACTATTGTATCAATGCGACAGGTCCAAAACTCAATTTTTCAGCGACACCGGGCCTTGGTCCAGAGGAAGGGAATACGGTTTCTGTATGCACCTATTTGCATGCACAAGAAGCAAATCAAAAGTTACAAACTTTAATCCAAAGGATGAAGAAGGGAGAGTCTTTTCAGTTTGTATTTGGTACAGGACATGGGATGTGTACTTGCCAGGGTGCTGCCTTCGAATATCTTTTTAATGTTGATCATGAATTACGCAAATCAGGTGTAAGGGATCAAGCCAAGATTCTTTGGATTTCAAACGAATATGAGTTAGGTGATTTCGGAATGGGGGGAATGCATTTGGAACAAGGTGGCTATGTGACAAGTAGCAAAATATTCGCTGAATCCTTGTTCACGGAAAGAGGGATTCAATGGAAAACGAGATCTCATGTGACAAAAATTGAAAAAGATATCATCCATTATACAACCCTAGATGGTGAAAATGGTTTTGTTCGTTATGATTTTTCTATGTTGATCCCTCCATTCAGTGGAGTTGGTCTAAAGGCTTATGCAAATAATACAGAAGATATCACCTCAACATTATTTGCTGCTAATGGAATGATGAAAGTGGATGCAAACTATGAAGCGAAGGTATATGAAAATTGGGATGCGAAAGATTGGCCAAGTACATACCAGTCCCCATTTTATTTCAATCTCTTTGGGATAGGAATTGCCTTTGCACCTCCCCATCCAATTTCGAAGGTTATGAAAAATAAGGAAGGAATCCAAATTTCACCAACACCTCCTAGAACAGGTATGCCGTCTGCCATTATGGGAAAAATAGTGGCTCAGAATATAACTCACCAAATCAAAACGAAATCGAAAGAATTAAAACATAGGGCCTCTATGGCGGAGATGGGGGCAGCCTGTATCGCTTCTGCCGGCAATGGTTTGTTTTCCGGAACTGCCGTTTCGATGACTGTGTATCCGATTGTCCCTGACTTCAAACAATATCCAAAATGGGGAAGGTCACTTACTTATACTACGGGAGAGATCGGCCTTGCAGGACATTGGATTAAGATGATTTTGCATTACATGTTTATGTATAAAGCTAAGTGTAAACCAGGTTGGTGGTTGATTCCGGAATGA
- a CDS encoding ArsR/SmtB family transcription factor: MVTKVRSNTEKKRESAIDALDYVLDSKFLSALAEPSRIQVLKQVIRLGKADISELSQGLSLDRSVISRHLSILEEVGILVREKHGKHVFYYLDPSGAIKRFQLILERIEEVVALCCPPPA; the protein is encoded by the coding sequence ATGGTAACTAAAGTTCGATCCAATACGGAAAAAAAAAGGGAATCTGCCATTGATGCCTTAGATTACGTTTTAGATTCGAAATTTTTATCTGCATTGGCAGAGCCTAGCAGAATTCAAGTATTGAAACAAGTAATCCGTTTGGGTAAGGCAGACATTTCAGAACTTTCACAAGGTTTATCCTTGGATCGCTCAGTGATTTCAAGACACCTCAGCATTCTAGAAGAAGTTGGTATTTTGGTGAGAGAAAAACATGGCAAACATGTATTTTATTATTTAGATCCGAGTGGTGCAATCAAAAGGTTCCAATTGATTTTGGAAAGGATAGAAGAGGTAGTCGCCCTATGTTGTCCTCCCCCAGCGTAA